One window of the Chryseobacterium sp. CY350 genome contains the following:
- a CDS encoding Abi family protein: protein MRFEDFKNIMSEPRINRYLNAVSLDTRKAMTLYRKNLKLSQEMFTIVSCFEVALRNAIDRHYTNLFGPEWLKDFVLAGGQLDTVQSRTTKNIISNTKQKLGVSYTHPKLVAELDFGLWRYLFAKPQFLAGGQNLLQIFPSKPTSTPTIQYNHTFIFNELAKINDLRNRIAHHEPICFVPNNAVINTNYTRQSYNLIVQFFRWMNINESELLYGLDHIINVCNEIDNI from the coding sequence ATGAGATTTGAAGATTTTAAAAATATAATGTCGGAACCACGGATCAATAGATATCTAAATGCCGTTAGTCTTGATACAAGAAAAGCTATGACATTATATAGAAAAAATTTAAAACTATCTCAGGAAATGTTCACTATAGTTAGTTGTTTCGAAGTAGCTTTGAGAAACGCCATCGATCGTCATTACACGAACCTTTTTGGACCGGAGTGGTTGAAAGATTTTGTCTTAGCCGGTGGACAGCTCGACACTGTTCAATCCAGAACAACCAAAAACATAATTTCCAACACGAAACAAAAACTTGGAGTCTCATATACCCATCCAAAGTTGGTTGCTGAACTAGACTTTGGATTATGGAGGTATTTATTTGCTAAGCCACAGTTTTTAGCTGGAGGACAAAATTTATTGCAGATTTTTCCTTCAAAACCTACAAGTACTCCAACCATACAGTATAATCACACCTTTATTTTCAATGAATTAGCGAAGATAAATGACCTTAGAAATAGGATTGCACATCATGAACCCATATGCTTTGTTCCTAATAATGCTGTAATTAACACTAATTATACTAGGCAAAGCTATAATCTAATTGTTCAATTTTTTAGATGGATGAACATTAACGAGTCTGAATTGCTTTATGGATTGGATCACATTATTAATGTCTGCAACGAAATTGACAACATTTAA
- a CDS encoding TrlF family AAA-like ATPase — protein MIKRGSEWRKWNFHVHTKGTNKNDQFTSATLEDFFYRFFKKAFENNVQAIGITDYFSIDRYKDAVNYLAEIDFKINPTTGNKLFSEDEINFLKEIYLFPNVELRMLPATDRARLINIHCIFNPDYVVHLENDFFGHLENQEGKKMNRHGLTDYGRELDGNLQTDDLRYKKGVDNFVIDLKSLKELIGNNNRFNENCIFVVSNSNNDGASGIQKHYDLFDNEEGSLDGLRTSIYKISQCIFSNNTKDVNYFLGKRLEGTEGYTEEIYKKEVEDVISQRGSLKACLVGCDSHSETTLFSKFTWVKADLTFEGLRQICFEPEQRVKIQPSRPDFKEDKVIIDRVKFFSPKKTFSDQYIYLHPNLNVIIGGKSSGKSILLYSIAKTLLPDQEILLNENDEEKYNLKSMDVHFNFEVTSQSSISQSMFRDEDENSIIPDLKYIPQNYLVKLAEPELNKKGRPLNKLVRELINEDPDSRSKYDIFIKNVRDFDKEREDLINQYFELNDDINKIETDLKTKSNKEVLETNIKTNDEKVVELNKEAGLSDEELEKYKEIQEKHELNTQKKEEFRNDYRHTVDSLKELGQHTDNLAASNQTFLDGIKNKDIREYYRQKLDIITTVKNEIDSLAKEIKTETNEEGIRIFVHDNKYKELATSIENDIKITDEELKPFQKNEEIQQQVKILNDSIASDKKLLTEIDQLNKSKTEKIESITKCRDDIFKMYDSVFVEYQQIINDLKDRTTELEKDGLKIDGISQFNFAKLYKNIYAISDGRKAHYNNYPEIFNENKKATSDFEYDVIKVEIEKVFNEICNENYAILPRVDKKQAIKTLLEDYFFDYWKITYKNDKLGEMSTGKASFVILMLIIGLSKSKSPILIDQPEDNLDNRSITQDLVFYLKNKKLERQIIVVTHNANIVVNADSENIIVANQKGQNDIDSSSKFLFDYVNGAIENTSSLNAEEKDLLKSMGIREHIADIVEGGKDAFILREKKYRFEKVSN, from the coding sequence ATGATAAAAAGAGGCTCGGAATGGAGAAAATGGAATTTTCATGTTCATACGAAAGGAACAAATAAAAATGATCAATTTACTTCTGCAACTTTGGAGGATTTCTTTTACAGATTTTTTAAAAAAGCATTTGAAAATAATGTTCAGGCGATTGGAATAACTGATTATTTTTCAATTGACAGATATAAGGACGCTGTAAATTACTTAGCAGAGATAGATTTTAAGATTAATCCTACTACGGGAAATAAATTATTTTCAGAAGATGAAATTAATTTTCTGAAAGAAATATATTTATTTCCAAACGTCGAATTGAGAATGCTTCCTGCAACGGATAGAGCCCGTTTAATCAATATACATTGTATATTTAATCCGGATTATGTTGTACATCTTGAAAATGATTTCTTTGGTCATCTCGAAAACCAAGAAGGAAAAAAAATGAACAGACATGGTTTGACAGACTACGGCAGAGAGTTAGATGGAAATTTACAAACCGATGACCTTCGATACAAAAAGGGAGTTGATAATTTTGTGATCGATTTAAAATCTTTGAAAGAACTTATCGGAAACAATAACAGGTTTAACGAAAACTGCATATTTGTCGTGAGTAATTCTAACAATGATGGAGCTTCAGGAATTCAAAAGCATTATGACTTGTTTGATAATGAAGAAGGTTCATTAGACGGCTTAAGAACTTCAATATATAAAATTTCACAATGTATCTTTTCAAACAATACAAAGGATGTAAACTATTTTTTAGGAAAAAGACTTGAAGGAACTGAAGGTTACACTGAAGAAATTTATAAAAAAGAAGTAGAAGATGTAATAAGTCAGAGGGGGTCCTTAAAAGCTTGTCTTGTAGGATGTGACTCTCATTCAGAGACTACTCTATTTAGCAAATTTACTTGGGTTAAAGCAGATCTTACTTTTGAAGGACTACGTCAGATATGTTTTGAGCCTGAACAAAGAGTTAAAATACAACCATCTAGGCCAGACTTCAAAGAAGACAAGGTCATCATTGATAGGGTTAAGTTTTTTTCACCAAAAAAGACTTTTTCAGATCAATATATTTACCTTCATCCAAACCTAAATGTTATTATTGGTGGTAAATCTTCAGGCAAATCAATTTTATTGTATTCAATTGCAAAGACACTTCTTCCTGATCAAGAAATATTGTTAAACGAAAATGATGAAGAAAAATATAATTTAAAATCAATGGACGTACATTTTAATTTTGAAGTTACTTCACAATCAAGCATTTCACAGTCCATGTTCAGAGATGAAGACGAAAACTCTATTATTCCTGACTTAAAATATATTCCTCAGAACTATTTGGTCAAACTAGCGGAGCCTGAACTTAATAAAAAAGGACGTCCACTTAATAAATTAGTTAGAGAACTAATTAATGAAGACCCTGACTCAAGGTCAAAATATGATATATTTATTAAAAATGTTAGAGATTTTGATAAAGAAAGAGAAGATTTGATAAATCAGTATTTTGAATTAAATGATGATATTAATAAAATAGAAACTGACCTTAAAACAAAGTCTAACAAAGAGGTTTTGGAGACAAATATCAAGACTAATGATGAAAAAGTTGTTGAGTTAAATAAAGAAGCTGGCTTATCTGATGAAGAGTTGGAAAAATATAAAGAAATTCAGGAAAAACATGAACTCAATACACAGAAAAAAGAAGAATTTAGAAATGATTATAGGCATACTGTTGACTCATTAAAAGAACTTGGGCAACACACTGACAACTTAGCAGCTTCTAATCAAACTTTTCTTGATGGAATTAAAAATAAAGATATTAGAGAATATTATCGTCAAAAATTAGATATAATTACAACTGTTAAAAATGAGATTGATTCTCTGGCTAAAGAAATTAAAACTGAAACTAATGAGGAGGGTATTAGAATATTTGTCCACGATAATAAATATAAAGAACTTGCTACCTCAATTGAAAATGATATCAAAATCACTGACGAAGAATTAAAACCTTTTCAAAAAAATGAAGAAATTCAACAACAAGTTAAAATACTTAATGATTCAATAGCGTCAGATAAAAAGCTTCTCACAGAAATTGATCAGCTAAATAAAAGCAAAACAGAAAAAATTGAATCAATCACTAAATGTAGGGATGACATCTTTAAAATGTATGATAGTGTTTTTGTGGAATACCAACAAATCATTAATGACCTGAAAGATAGAACAACAGAGCTTGAAAAAGACGGATTAAAAATAGATGGTATTTCTCAATTTAATTTTGCGAAATTATACAAAAACATTTATGCAATTAGTGATGGAAGAAAAGCGCATTATAATAATTATCCTGAAATATTTAATGAGAATAAAAAAGCAACATCAGATTTTGAATATGATGTAATTAAGGTAGAAATTGAAAAAGTTTTCAATGAGATTTGTAACGAAAATTATGCAATTCTTCCGAGAGTTGACAAAAAGCAAGCAATTAAAACATTATTAGAGGATTATTTCTTTGACTATTGGAAAATTACCTATAAAAATGATAAACTTGGAGAGATGTCAACTGGTAAGGCAAGTTTTGTTATTTTAATGCTGATTATTGGACTAAGTAAATCTAAGTCCCCAATTCTAATCGACCAACCCGAGGACAATCTTGATAATAGATCTATAACCCAAGATTTAGTTTTTTATTTGAAAAATAAGAAGCTTGAAAGACAAATTATTGTAGTAACACATAACGCAAATATAGTTGTGAATGCAGACTCGGAAAACATTATCGTTGCAAACCAAAAAGGTCAAAATGACATTGATTCTTCAAGTAAATTTTTATTTGATTATGTAAACGGTGCTATTGAAAATACATCATCGTTAAATGCTGAAGAGAAAGATTTGTTAAAATCAATGGGAATCAGAGAACATATTGCAGATATTGTTGAAGGAGGTAAAGATGCTTTTATTTTAAGGGAAAAAAAATATCGCTTTGAAAAAGTGTCAAACTAA